The segment GTTTAGATAAAATTATTCAAAGCCGCCGGATGGTTCATCCGGCGGCTTTTTTTGTCACCCTCTTTCATCAAAAACGCGCTTGGTCTTGGCGAAACTTCTGGGCAGCAGCCCGGGCTTGAGAATTTCCACATTGGCCCGAACAAGGATAAATTTCCTTATCCCTTCACAAATGGCCTTGGCGAGGTTCGCATCGTTTGCCTCGGAAACACCTGGATTGCGTTCGACACGGACAGACATGTGGTCGAGACCTTCCCTGCGCTCAAGATAAATCTGATACTCGGAACTTGCTTCGGGAAAAGCTTCCAGTACAGAAGCAATCTGGCCGGGGTAAATGTTGACCCCTCGAAAAATGAACATATCGTCACTTCTGCCGGAAATATAATCATGGCGGGGCATGGAGCAACCGCAAGAACATTCTCCGGGAATAATTCGGGTCAGGTCGCGGGTGCGGTAACGAACCAGCGGAGAAGCTTCCTTATTCAAGGAGGTAACAACCAACTCACCAACTTCCCCTTCAGGAACAGGCTTCATGGTCACCGGATCGATAATCTCGGCAATGTACTCATCTCCCCAGTAGTGAATACCTTCATGGGCGTTACATTCGATCCCGGCTCCGGGACCATAGAGTTCAGTCATTCCTGTGATATCGTAACTGCCTTCCAAACCGAGGCTTTCTTCGAACTGCTTGCGCATTTTTGCAGAAACAGCCTCGCCACCGAAAATACAGCGTTTAAGTTTAAGCCTTTCAGTGATACCGGCTTTTTGCGCTTCTTCGCCAAGCAACAGTGCCATGGAACCGGTAGCGCACAGGCATGTAGTTCCAAGGTCTTCTAAAATCTGAAGCTGAATTTCCAACATCCCCGGTCCCACTGGCAGAGTCATGGCGCCAAAGTGCTCCGATCCAAGCTGGAATCCTGCCCCCGCGGTCCAGAGCCCGTAACCAACACAAACCTGCACCCTATCACGGGTGGTCAATCCGGTTAATTCGTAACAACGGGCGAACATGTTTTTCCATGTCGCAATATCGTTACGGGTGTAGGAAAGAATCTTACGCTTACCGGTTGTTCCGCTGGAACCGTGGATACGAACCACATCCTCTTCCGGAACTGAAAGCAGAGGAAGGGGGTAGCCTTCCTTCAAATGGTCGGCTGTGGTGAAGGGCAGCTTCTGTAGATCCGCAAGGGACTTTATGTCACCCGGCTCAACGCCCTGATTCTTGTACTGTTCCTGATAGAAAGGACTGTTCGCCGCGGTATGGGCAACAGTTTTCTTTAATCCTTCAAGCTGCTTATCCGCCACTTCTTCCGCAGTAATTTCCGGTATAAATCTATATTTGCCGCCCATTTTAAGTCTCCGTAGAAAGCTTGTTCAATTATCTGATGTATCGTATCCACATATGGATCGTTTGTTTTGCAGGGACACCCTAAAACTTCAAGTTATCCAAGGTCAACATGCATCTAATTTCCATAAATATTTTCCTTCTTGCTGCGGCGGCACTGTTTGGAGCTGTTATGGGCAGTTTCTATGGCTGCGCCGTCTTCCGCTACATCAACGGGCAGACCCTGACCAACCCACGGCGTTCAACCTGTCCTAAATGCGGGCATACCATCCGCTGGTACGAGAACATCCCCCTTGCCAGTTATCTTTTTTTGGGCGGGAAGTGCTCCGCCTGCAAACAAAAAATCAGTCCTATGTACGCTGTTATAGAACTTGTCTCCGTTACATGGGCGGTACTGCTCATGCTCACCTTCGGCTCTTCGGTACAGTGGCTGGTCTACATGTTCTTCGGCGGATTGATGATTGTGGCTTCATTCATAGACCTGCAAACTTTCATCCTGCCGGACATAATTACAATCCCCGGGTCAATTGCGGCCATCCCCTGCGCAGCCATGCTAACGCCTGTAGGATGGGAAGGAGCTTTGCTTGGTGCGGGGATAGGCGGCGGTTTATTCTGGTCGCTGAGATTGCTTTACCGGGGACTTAAAGGGGTGGAGGGCCTTGGGCTTGGAGATGTAAAAATCATGTTCATGATCGGCGCCCTGACAGGAGCACAAAACCTTCCGCTGGTTATCACGGTTTCAGCTTTCACCGGACTGATAGCCGGGCTGATCATGATGGTGGTGGATAAGGATCAGGAATACGGCTCCATGATTCCCTTCGGTCCTTTTCTGGCATTGGGCGCAATGCTGAGCATTCTTTACGCCGAGCCTTTCTGGAACTGGTATTTAATTTAAATAAAAATGGGGAGAAAGTAGATAATACTTCCTCCCCAGATTCCGTTAAACGGAAATTTACTTATACGCCGAATGGACCGAACTTCTTAACGTATTCCTGAAGTTCTTCCCAAAGGTGTTCGGAAAATTTATCATACTTTTCAGCTGCGGTATCGTAGCTTTCAAGTTTTTTAACAACATTTGCGGCCTTGTCGTAAGCAGTCTTGAATTCAGCCTCGTCCATGCCAGCCAATTCCATAGCTTCTTCTTTGGAAAGATGACCGGTATGGGCAAAAACACCGGACAGAACGCCCATCATATTTTTTACGTTCTTTTGAGCCATTTTAGTAATACTCCTTGAATAAATGAAATTTTAAACTACCTCACTCCGTATGCTTGGAGATAACACTATTTAGTTCATAATTGCAAGCGGTTCCCGTTATACGTTATCATTACACTTCGACATACTTAGCTTATCGGTAAAATCCAAGCACCGTTGCTTTTTCGTTAATGCAAACGTATTATTCTACTTTAAAACATTATTAAGAGATCAAGATGACCACTATAAACAACAGTATTTGGATAAACGCAGGGGAAGCCTCCGGTGATATGCACGGAGCAAGGCTTGCAAAAGAACTGATGGAACGTGAGCCAGGCCTGAAAGTTATGGGCATGGGCGGTTCAGCTATGGAAAAAGCGGGCTGCGATATACGCTACCCCATGCAAATGATCTCACTGGTAGGGCTGACCGAAGTTCTTCCAAAAATCCCCCGTCTGCTCAAGCTTTTCGGGCAGATTGGTGATATTCTGAAAGCTGAAAAACCGAAAGCCATAATCCTCATCGACTGTCCTGACTTCAACTTCCGGCTGGTTAAAATAGCCCGTAAGCTGAATATTCCGGTGTACTATTACATAACCCCGCAAATCTGGGCATGGCGTCAGGGACGGGCAAAGTTCCTGCAGAAACATGTACGCAAGATTCTGTGCATTCTGCCCTTTGAGCAGCAATTCTTCAAAGACCGCGGGGTTGATGCCCAGTATGTCGGGCATCCTCTACTCGACCTCATGCCGCTGGAAGAACTCGATACCATTGAACCCGACCCTAATCTGGTCGGTATCCTGCCCGGAAGCCGGAGCAAGGAAATTTCATCACTGCTACCGGAATTCGCCATAGCGGCTGAACGGCTATCCAAGGATTTCCCGCAACTAAAATTTTCCATCGCCCGTGCACCAGGGATAAAAGAAGAAAAACTGCGCCATTTTTGGCCGAACCACATTCCGGTAACCATAAACCAGCCGGAAAACAGGTACCGCCTCATGCGCAATTCAAACGTCATTATGGCAGCCTCAGGCACAGCTACCCTTGAATGCGCGCTTATCGGAACACCTACTCTGGTCGCATATAAGATGTCTGCGCTTAGCGGCTTTCTGGCAAAAAGAATTCTTAATATCAAATATGTCAGCCTTGCCAATATCATCCCGGACAAGCTTATCCTGCCGGAATATCTGCTTGAACAAGCCACTGCCGATAATTTTTACAGCCAAATCAGGCAATGGATCAGCTCACCGGAATCCGCACAAGAAGTCCGCGCAGAACTAAGTGCACTGCGTAAAATGATCGGTGAACCTGGAGTGGCTGAGCGAACAGCTCAGATCATTCTTGACGATATAAACAAAAGATAATTTTACCCTTCAAAAACCGGGAGTTATTATGAAAAAGATTCTCTTACTGTTTATTTTACTGGCAACAGTGACTTTCAGTGGATGTGTAGCTCGTAAAATTCCCGGCAAAGATGCTTTTTACTCCACCAAGTCACCATCCCTGACAGTAAGGTTTAACGATCTTAAATATCAGGGAGAATACAAAAGCACTATAAAAGCAGCTAATATTCATACTTGCTTTTATGCTGACCCAAAAGGTGACAAAGGAGCCTGGATAGAAATTATTGATGTCCGGCAAGGTTGGGATATACGCCCCAAACGAGTGCCGGGGAAACATTTTCCCAACACAGGAGTATTCACCCGTAAAATAGCAGGAGAAGACTATTACGGCCGCAGCTTTATGATCCTGCCCGATAAGAATAAACGCAGCTCGGAATCTTTGCCCGATTATACGGCAGTAAGAATTTACACCAAACTCATATCGACTAAGAAAAAAATATCCATCGGGTTCGCGGAAAAAATTGATCCCGCTGCGGCCAAGAAGATCTTCAGCCATCCTGATTATAAGGATTTGACCAAAGAGCAGAAAGATTTCTTTGCCGCCTTTGGCAAAAGGGCTGACTCTGCTCTCACGCTGAAGAAATTTCAAAAAGGTGACATCAACGACGAAATCAAATCAGCGGTGGCTATCAAGGCCCCTTGGTATAAATCTACTGACTTCATGCCTATTGCGCAGCAGGTTGGGAAAGTTCAGCGGTAAGTTTTAAATATCTAAGACGCAAAAAAACAACTTTCCGGCAACTCGAAAATCAATCCTGAATATTATGCACAAAAAAAACCCCGGAGCCGATCCCCGGGGTTTTTCTGACTTTGGACTCACTGTGAAGCAATCACCGCGACTGCTCCACAATTCACAAACTATTTTTTCTGAATCAAAACTATACGCAGCCTGTGGGCTTAGGCAGACCAGCCATTTTACAAGCTCCCTTACCGGGACCGGAGGGGAACAGCTCATAAATGTGCTTGAGTTTGTATCCGGTAACCTTGGAAAGGATGCGGACCATAGGTGCGATACCGTTCTTCTTGTAGTAGTCCTGCAAGAAGTCGATAACTTTCTGGTGCTCTTCGTTCAGCTCTTTGATGCCTTCGCTTTCTTTACAGAAATCAACCCACTCGGGGCACCAGTCTTCGAACTTGAGCAGGAAGCCGTCTTCGTCTACGTCAAAGCTTTTTCCCTGAAATTCAACGATTGCCATGTAAAACCTCCTAAAAATTAATCGTAAAAGCGACCTGTCGCTTTAACAACAGGATATAGTGAATTTCCCGAAATCCAATTTCGAGGAAAATTTCTCACTCACCCAAAGTGCCAATTAAAACCTTGGCAAAAAAAATTCAAGGAAAATATTGTGCGAGTCTGCATATTTCACACAAAAATGTTCAAACCAATAGAGATAAGTCCTTAAACATGGCTCTTCTATGCTTAAAAAATTAATTCGTCGTTCGCAAAAAGGGGAAAATATTTACATTTCTTTCGTATTATTAAGCATTTCCCACGGCAAAATCGTCCTCCCCTTAACCCATAACACACCATAATAAATTAACATTTAACCTAAGGAACAATTCCTGCTTTCTATAATTCCATAAATTCAGGAGGAACTAAAATGGAAATCAGTTTTGTTAACGAATCGGTAAACCAAGTTGTAAAAAAAGAGCGTCAGAGCTATCCAATCCACGCCGGTGTCACCCGCGAACACAGACTCGATTCTGTCTCAGACAACATAAAGGCAGGCCTCAAAACAGTCGAAGAAAGCCCGGATAAACTTCTGGAACAGACAGTTGAAGCCAGTGCTCACGAAGGAGCAATTGATGGTGCACACGATTTCAACATGGCAAGAATAATGGAACTTCTCTCCGACCCTCTACTTCAGGAAGATGTGCCGGAATAATGATCACGCCGCACAAAACGATTTTCATTGGACCTGGTAGTTCATATTTTGGAAAACGCAAAGCCCCGGAAATACTAAATCCGGGGCTTTGCGTTTTTGTGCGCAAAATGGTAACTAGAGGAAGTTTCAGCCTGTAACTGGTTACGACATCCTTCTATGAATAAAGTCAGCTTGATAAAAACCCCGGACAAACCTACCCCCGGTTACCCACCCATGGAGTCCGCCCTGATTGCACCACCTGCGGTGGCGATTGATCCGGCGTGGACTGTTCCTTCCGCCGGCCAATGCATTGACTGGTGGGATGATTACAAGATGCTGGACAACATCAAAGCCCACAGCAAGCTTGTGGCCAAAGTTGCTGTTCAGGCTTCAAAGCTTGCGTGTGAATCCGGCTTTGCGGTCGATATCCCCACAATTCAGGCTTCCGCCCTATTACACGATATTGCCAAAAGCTATTGTATCCACCACGGGGGCAACCACAGTCAGATAGGCGCAGCATGGTCCATGCAGCTTACCGGAAACCCTGCCATTGCCATGGGTGTTCTACATCATGTTTTCTGGCCTTTCGAGCCGGAGGCTGACAAATATTTCCTTCCGCTGGTCATAAGTTACGCTGACAAACGCGTGATGCATGACTCATTCACTACACTTGAAAAACGGTTCAGTGATTTGAAGGTCCGCTACGGCAAGACCGAAAAAATCAAGCAAAGAATTCACAAAACATACGAGCAGTCCCTTGTACTTGAGGAACGGCTCAGCAAACTTATTGGAGTTGATCTCAATGCATGTTCTCTTGATTGCGGGCGGCTGGTCTGAGGAAAGGGAAGTCTCACTGAGCGGTGCGAAAGGCATTGAACAGGCCCTGCTTGAACTCGGCCACGATGTTGAATTCGTTGACCCGGCAAAAGACTTTAAGAACATCCTGCTTTTAGCTGAACATGCAGATTTTGCCTTCATTAACCTGCACGGTTCTCCAGGCGAGGACGGGCTTATTCAGGCCATGCTCAACCAGGTAAACTGCCCCTATCAGGGAGCGAAACCGGAAAGCTCTTTCCTGACCCTGAATAAAGCGGCTACAAAAACCGTCTTCGACCTCAACAACATCCGTACTCCGCGCTGGGAGCTTGTCTGCCCGGCCGAAGGATGTAAGGGGTTGGAAGAATTGAAAGTCCCGGTTTTCATTAAACCGAACACAGGAGGCTCCAGCCTCGGGATGACTTTTGCCCGGACGCAGGCGGAACTTGAAAAAGGCATTGAGACCGTGTTCAGCCTCGGTGACAGCGCTCTGGTGGAAGAATACATCAAGGGTGTTGAAGTTACCTGTGGAATTCTGGACAACGAGCCGCTGCCCCTGATCTTGATCACGCCACCTGACAGTGCGGAATTCTTTGACTACCACAGCAAATACGCCCTCGATGGTGCGGAAGAAATATGTCCCGCCCCCATCGATAAGGAACTGACGGAACAGATTCAGCAGACAACCGCCAAGGTTCATAAACTGCTGGGTTTGAGCGACTACAGCAGGGCGGATTTCATAATTTCTGAGGGAGTACCCTATCTGCTGGAAGTAAACACTCTTCCCGGCATGACTCCGACAAGCCTTGTTCCGCAGGCCGCGCAGGAAGCAGGTTATTCATTCAATGAACTGATTGCCAAGCTCATTGAACTGGGACAGAAAAAGCGGAAGTAACTTTTTTTCAACCGGTCTGACAGCACATCGGGCCAAGGAACGGAAACGTCAGGACTAATACATGTCATTATCACTCAAACTCAAAGCTGTATCATTTCTTTACGGTCTCGGCTGGAAAGCCGCCATCCCTTTTCTCAAGAAAAATGACAGACTTAGGGAAGGCTTTGACCGCCGGACCCTTGAACACAGCCTGCCACCCCGCGCTGATGTCTGGATTCAGGCCGCTTCCGCCGGTGAAGCCAAGATAGCTACCCGGATTATGGAAAGTATTTCCATGACTAAACCGACGAAATTCCTGCTTACCACTAACACTGTGCAGGGCATGTCCGAGCTTGAGAGAACCGCGTACCGACTAAGCCCTAATCCGCGAAATGTTTCTGCTTCAACAACATATTTCCCCTTCGACAGCCCGGATATAGCCCGCAAGGCGCTGGAGGCTGTCCGCCCAAAACTGGTTGTGCTCATTGAAACCGAAATCTGGCCCGGATTTCTTTCCGCCTGCAAGGAGCTAGGCGTGAAAGTAATCATTATTAATGGCCGCATGACTACAAAGAGCCTTGCCGGTTATATGGCTCTGCACGATTTTTTCCGTTCCGTGGCCCCGGCTGAAATTCTCGCAATCTCTGAATATGATGCGACCCGCTTCAAGACCCTTTTCGAGATCGAGAAAGTATCCACCATGCACAATGTAAAATTCGACGGAACGAATACTGCCGACGCAGTACCTTACACCGCCAACCCGCTTTCATCCATTTTCAGGCCCAAGACTCCGTTCATCATCCTTGGTTCCGTGCGCAAGGAAGAAGAATCTCAGGTACTCAAACTGGCTGAGTCCCTGAAAAGAGAACGCCCTAAAACTGTGATCGGACTTTTTCCGCGTCATATGCACCGCATCGACGCTTGGAAAAAGATGCTTGAGGATGCGGGGCTGCCCTGGATCTTGCGCTCTGAAATAGATGGCACTGTACCTTTCGGATACATTGTGCTTTGGGATGTTTTCGGTGAAATGCAGTCTGCATTCTCCCTTGCCCGCGCCGCCTTCATCGGCGGTTCGCTGGCCCCGGTCGGCGGACAGAATTTCCTTGAGCCGCTGACCTACGGTGTCACACCGGTTATCGGCCCATATTGGTCAAATTTCACTTGGGTCGGCGAAGAAATTTTCGAAACGAAACTGGCCCGTCAGGAACAGAATTGGGAAGGAGTGCTTGCAGCACTTCTGGACATAAGCAAGAAAGCTTTCAAACCAGAAAAAGTAAAAAAAGATTTTAAAAAATATCTCGCGGACATGCGCGGTGGTACTGCGGCAGCTTGCGAAGCTATTAAACGTAATTTGTAGTTGAAAAGCTTTCGGCTACTATGCCGGGGCGAAACCCTTTCAACCAAAACTCAAAACGTAATCAAAGTTAGGTTTATTTAATAAATGAGTATAACTTACGGATGTTACGGAATTATCCCGGCCCGCTATGATTCGAGCCGTTTCCCGGGCAAGCCTTTGGCTGATATCTGCGGCAAACCCATGTTCTGGCATGTCTGGACCCGGGCTTCCAAATGCCCGGAGATGGACAAGGTAGTGCTGGCCACGGACAGTGAAATTATCATGGATGCGGCTGAAAAGTATGGTGTCCCGGCGGTTATGACCTCTGCCGAGCATACCAGCGGAACAGACCGCGTTCTGGAAGCAGCCCGCAAACTGGAGCTTCCATCCGATTCTGTTGTGGTCAACATTCAGGGTGATGAACCCTGCCTCGAACCAGCCATGATCTCGGAACTGGTTTTACCATTCGCTAAAGACGGGGTCCGTGTAACAACACTGGCCGCCCCCATCAGCGCGACCGAAGCCAAAAGTCCTGACCGGGTGAAAGTAGCACTTGCAAAAGATGGCCGGGCGTTATACTTTTCCCGCGCACCCATTCCATTTTCCCATCAGGGTGACGGGGATTACCTTCTACATATCGGCCTTTACGGCTTCCGCATGGAAGCCCTTGAAACCTTTGCCGGCACGGACGTTTCGCCTCTCGAAAAGAGAGAGCGGCTGGAACAACTCCGACTGCTGGAAAACGGAATACCCATCCATGTCACCATTACAGAACACTCCTGCCACGGAGTGGACCGTCCAGAAGACTTGGATACAGCCATAAAGATTCTTGAGAGGGAGAAAATATGAAAGCCATTCTGGCACTTGAAGACGGCACCTACTTCGAAGGAACCTCCTTTACAGGACCGGGCGAGTCCGGTGGTGAAGCCATCTTCAATACCGGCATGACCGGATATCAGGAAGTCCTTACCGACCCCTCATACACCGGACAGATGGTCTGTATGACCTATCCGCTTATCGGCAACTATGGAATAACTAAAGAAGATATTGAATCTGCAAAAGTCCATGTTGCCGCTTTTATCGTCAAAGAGTGTTGTAAACACCCTTCCAACTGGCGCTCTGTGATGTCCCTGCCTGACTATCTCAAAGAAGCTGGAGTCATGGGCATTGAAGGCATTGACACTCGCGCACTTACCCGCCACCTGCGTCTTAACGGCGCAATGCGCGGCATTATTTCCACCGAAGAACTTGATCCCGCAAAACTGGTTGAAAAGGCAAAACAGCTGCCTACTATGGAAGGCCTGAACCTTGCGGACACCGTAACATCCGAAAGCTGCTATGCTTGGAAAGACGGCAGACCCGCTCCCGTCGATGTCGCCAATGGCTACGAATGGAGCGGCAAAGGCCCCCGTCTTGTTCTCATTGATTACGGTGTGAAATGGAACATTCTGCGTCTGCTTGGAGAGCAGGGTTTTGAAGTCCTTTCCGTTCCCTCGCACTATAGTGAGGAACAGGTCAGAGCTCTGAACCCCGATGCGATTTTCCTTTCCAACGGTCCCGGTGATCCGGCAGTTCTGGATCAGGCTGTTAAAAACGCCAAATCCTTCTGTGAAGACCTTCCTGTAGCCGGCATCTGCCTCGGACACCAGATTCTGGGACAGGCTCTGGGCGGCAAAGCCTTCAAGCTGAAGTTCGGTCATCACGGCTGTAACCACCCGGTAATGGATATGGAAAGCAAAAAAATCGAAATTTCTTCACAAAACCATGGGTTTTGCGTTGACATTTCCGGCTGTTCCGATCTTAAAATCACCCACAAGAACCTTAACGACGAAACATTGGAAGGCTTTGCCCACAAAACCAAGCCGGTCATCGCAATCCAGTTTCACCCGGAAGCTGCACCCGGTCCGCACGATAGCTGCTACTTCTTCGCCAGATTCCGAAATCTGGTAAAAGAAGCAACCGGAAAATAAAATGCGATAAATAAAAGTCGGAGACTCATATGTCCGGTGAACTGACCAATGCCAGAAAAAAACTGGCAACTGTCCCTTCCCTGCTCAAACAGAAGAAAGCAATGCCCGCAGTTCAGGCTGCCTATGATGCTGTATTAATCATGCTCAAAGGCGGGCTGATGAAAGCTGAACGCGAGGAGTTTCAGGAGCTGATCGACAGCACTGTCCACATCCTCAACAGCGATAAAAAGCTGCGGGAAGACTATCCGCTGATCATCAACTACGCTCCCGGCCAAGAAAAAGCGCTCATGGAGACACTACGTGAGATTCTGCAGGAACTGCAGAAGAAAGTAAGTGACGGAGCGCAGCAGCTGCTGGCTGCCATGGCCAAACGGAAAGCCGACCAATTGGACAAAGGTCAGGCACTTCTTGACGAAGATAATGTCTCGGAAGCCCAGAAAATATTCAATTCACTTATCCGTGAATTCAAGGATGATACTGAACTGCGCGCAGAAATCGCGGACAAATTCATCAAATCCGGGCTTTATAATGAAGCACTTGAATATCTGGAAGAAGCGCTAAAAAACGATCCCAATGCAATATTCCTATACAACCGTATCGGAATAGTTTTGCGCAAAATGAAAGATTTTGCATCAGCTGAGAAATATTATCTTAGAGCTCTCAAAATTAATCAGAAAGATGAATATCTCTACTTCAACACCGGGCGTCTCTATTACGACTGGAAGAAATGGAATAAAATGGCGATAGCAGCTGAAAAAGCTCTGGCCATTAACCCCGGTTTTGCTGAAGCAGAAAAGATGCTCAAGTTTGCTCAGAAAAAAATGGGATAGCCGGATGCATCTTTGATGCTAAAACGCTTTTTTATAAATGTGTTTTAGACTCCCGAAAACCTTAGCGGGCTTCGCCGGTGGCATTACTGCACTGTATAGAAATATCAGGGGGGACTGTTTTCAGTCCTCCCTTTTTTTAATGAGACCGAGAATGAAATATATTTTACTTGACCGTGACGGGACTATCATTGTTGATAAACATTACCTGAGTGACCCTGAAAGAGTTGAACTTTTCCCCAACTCCGCGCAGGGCCTGAAAACCATGCAGGATGCCGGATACAAACTCCTGGTGACGACCAACCAGTCCGGCATTGGTCGGGGTTACTACTCAGAAGAAGATATGCACGCAGTAAATACGCGTATGTCCGAACTCCTGTCCGGGTACGGCGTTGAGGTAAAGGCAATTTACTTCTGCCCCCATGCCCCCGAAGAGGACTGCGGTTGCCGCAAGCCTGCCCCCGGTATGTTTGATCAGGCGATTGATGACTTCGGCTTGGACCCGAAAGAATGTTATGTGATCGGCGACAAGCTCTGTGATGTGGAGTTGGGCTTGGCCCGCAAAGCAAGGTCTATTCTGGTCCGAACTGGCAAAGGACGAAGAGAAGAGGCTTCATGCGTGGGTAAGGCTGACTACATTGCAGACGACCTGCTTGATGCAGCAAATTTTATAATCAAGAACAAGTAGTTCCAAAAAGCGAATTTAAGATGAATAAAGTCCTTACCTTAAAACAATTCCAAGACCTTGCTTTGGAAATGATCTCCCTTGAGCCGCACGTGGAAGTCACAGCTGAAAATTTCAAT is part of the Maridesulfovibrio sp. genome and harbors:
- a CDS encoding tetratricopeptide repeat protein, which encodes MSGELTNARKKLATVPSLLKQKKAMPAVQAAYDAVLIMLKGGLMKAEREEFQELIDSTVHILNSDKKLREDYPLIINYAPGQEKALMETLREILQELQKKVSDGAQQLLAAMAKRKADQLDKGQALLDEDNVSEAQKIFNSLIREFKDDTELRAEIADKFIKSGLYNEALEYLEEALKNDPNAIFLYNRIGIVLRKMKDFASAEKYYLRALKINQKDEYLYFNTGRLYYDWKKWNKMAIAAEKALAINPGFAEAEKMLKFAQKKMG
- the gmhB gene encoding D-glycero-beta-D-manno-heptose 1,7-bisphosphate 7-phosphatase — encoded protein: MKYILLDRDGTIIVDKHYLSDPERVELFPNSAQGLKTMQDAGYKLLVTTNQSGIGRGYYSEEDMHAVNTRMSELLSGYGVEVKAIYFCPHAPEEDCGCRKPAPGMFDQAIDDFGLDPKECYVIGDKLCDVELGLARKARSILVRTGKGRREEASCVGKADYIADDLLDAANFIIKNK